A stretch of DNA from Salvelinus sp. IW2-2015 linkage group LG20, ASM291031v2, whole genome shotgun sequence:
gttttagaaattatagcaatattctaaatccaatgtacacaattccaagcaggaaaaccMtttcaaaatcacttattccacaactgtacgagagcacacaggcttcggTGTGGGAAAGAStccaaaaagctactgcagtttgccttaccactgactgctggacatcaagggtaaccacttcttacatgtcggttatatatcacttcattgaagatttttcgatgtcttctggactgctttgagttcagcaacagacacacctcagagaacttggcagaggaactgttgagagtggcccgagaatggcaagtagatggaaaagtggtctgttgtgttagcaaCAATGCAGCTAACAACCAAAGCAATGAAAATGTTAAAATGGACTCATcgtccatgtcttgcccacacaatcaacctgattgtaagagatgctctgaaggtgctgaagcccactgtggacaaagtgaaagcagctgtggaaccgctcagtaggtgctgaaaaactaaagtctacacaatgccagatggggatgcctgagctgaggcctaaacaagactgcactacaatgtggaattcaacattttatatgttgaagcggtttcttgagtcaaaggatgccatcatctctaccctgatcattgtcaatgcacctgttgatgctctgacccaagagcaggtcactgtggagatcagtggagagaggtacagtaagcagttRttactacatcattatttaatccagtattatatatgtatatgagcagtagatgagaatgtagtatcagtagacaaaacatgaacctgaactaataagttactgttctctcttttcagctatgtgacagcctcaaaaatgattctcctgtgtaagggtctgcagcgaatcacagccagccgccacagagaagcaaatgtaaccacaggacatgtgacagagttgatggacaccctatgttcatcaatggacagaaagttccacagaatggaatataatcacgtgctatcagaaaccgctgcacttgaccccaggtttaagaagttagccttcagtgatgccagagcgattgatgaggctcttcaaagaataacctcagcagcagggagggatagccccagcagtcagctggctcaggcaYcagggcaacaggaagaagagggatcagatggaggaGAAGCACCAGCCATAACGGAGGTCCGGTCCTATTTGGAAGAGCCCCTCCtccaaagatctgcagatcctctgagctggtggaagaacaagacctctgtctacccacggcttactaaagtcatggcAGGGAGACTGCATAGTGGgcacatccgttccctctgaaAGGGTCTTCTCAAAAatgggacaaataattactgagagaggaaaccgcatcagcccctcaaGTGAGGCAGCtagcatttctgaatgcaaatctctcataaaaactaaatatggtcagcattgctgtgtgctgctggttataacatggcaataaagaagacagagaaaagagggaccagtttaatgttttaagtgggatgctgcagttttgcacattgttatttatttttctttgatatgctgcaatattctattattatgttgttcagattgtattcgttttgaattgttacaattatatgcactttgtttatatacattaaaaagttatccacaatgtatttaaaaatgcattggtttgttatgaaaaatatTGCTATTTGCATTTAaaggttaaggtagagtatgctTTCATTGAATAATttcattagaattgttttaacaccaatcatagtcaaactatcgcaaaccgTTTGACTTGAAAAATACAAAccgtatttttttaaagagccgcTTGGGAGGCAAGAGAGccggctctttttggtgagctgagccgaacaagccggctcactgaaaagagccggaatgcccatcactaccgTATTCAAACTGCGCAACACAATGAGAAAGTTACAGGCTGACCACGCGAGCGTTGCWaaataaatgtagaaatctatgttattcaattattgcgccaacgagcgtctgcgttgcaagggctaacatgctgaccagaccggacacgtcgcgtgagCGAgtgtcgcaaaatacatttagaaatccatgttattcaattattgcacccacactgctcgcatgcGCCAaagagcgtctgcgatgccaagggctaaaatagaactcctttctatttctgacgcagatcgagctgcaagtcctgcctctcccatctcctcattggtttatagaagcagctacccacgtgccatctcctcattggttatacccattgGTTTACCCAGaagaacgaggtcagtggcggtaatgcacataatttatgaaagttgccaatcgcaatataaagtcaagagaagaaaaagcctggaaggaagagagatgactagaaacgatttggttgaccgttttatgtgtggaattattggcggagtagaggaccttgtgcatttcaggtaaaataactcaatgtttatatcccaggacaaattagctagcaacagcaagctagctaaacaggacaaattagctagcaagtgcaagctaactagctaaattgccataaatgtttaatgcttttcgacctgtccccaagttaatataattggttcagagtttgtttttatattttaRcctgcgtgtcatgatcgcgtttgtTTTTCggtggacaaaataaatgtatgcacgatggcgcatgcgcGCAGCCGGCACGKaccccaaaccggctgcgcgcgtgcgccatcgtgcataMATTTGTTTCATCCGAATCGTTTCCAGTCAAATCTcttctaggctttttcttctcctgactttatattgcgattttAGAGGACATGGCGAGAGGGAAAGTACTGCTAACAAGTGCAATTACAAGGAGCTTGCATCAGTATTTCCACgttacgatgctttacttgctgaacatatggAACTTTCTACTGTCTTTTTTGGGATGTCGAAATCAATTCAGAATTATTTGATAGCTTCCAtagcatcatccattaaaagttgGATGAAAACATGAACAATTTTCAGTCTGATCGGCTGTAGGCTACTAGTAAGAGCAGCTGCATTCAGCCTATGTGCACTGGTAACGTTCTGTATGTATAGttcatttgtgtgtcaggagaaaatgtgaatgtgatccaATTTGatttatattcaaaattgggctggctaggctgcctatacgttttcaatccaaaattattaactggaattaatcaacATAATGTGAGTAGATGTGAGTACACAATGTGAGTACATGTTTTATACGGCTTAGAGTTGCAttgatgcaaacatgcataaaacaagttcagccctgtgagttctattgtctatcagttgtctctgtgtctgggtagTGGAAATACCTATCCTAATCTWGTCTAAATATAATTCAAATGAACAAGTATAAgattgctgcagtttgacagggtttcaTATTCCCCTGACCAGGAgtttttatcatttaaaaaaaaacatgtgaccTGATTATGGAAAACTGGTCTAATCATAGCCCTTATGAAACCTTTTTAGAACGGWTTAATCACTGTCCTACCTTATAAGGTCCAGAGTTGTCCTGGTTAGGTTAACAGATAAGGAAAAATTGCCCCGCcccactctgggacctatggtgccaccagtctgcttgcagttgtcagttatcgtcaggtatgtggatgatcagggctttattcaggaacgtttcttgagctactttgatgtgtcaagtgggtgAGATGTGCAGACTGTATTTAACTTAATGGAGAAACTTCTTGTTCAAACCTACAGTGgcacagctgtaatggaatgtatcagCTATTTGTATTTCCAGCTAAGTCCYctcctgttccctgatttaagaggtgatgaccactccactaccattgtcaactctctcctgacatgaactgaagccacatctcatgtgcccgctcatctactggcacattgaatgtttcctctccaggcactgtgagtacccctatcaattttTTTGTCATTACTGCATGAAAAGtcaatcaatcacacacacaaacacaatcacattattacacatcaatgattttactccttgcttggactaactcattcatTGCTATTTTGtctaagtgtgtgttgtgttattgttttttgtcttccctgtcAAATCCtatcctgcactgaagtcaagcctctgaacacttCACCTCATGCCTCATAAAATCTAattacattttattagtcacatagacatatttagcagatgttattgcgggtgtagcgaaatgcttgtgttcctagctctaacagtgcagtaatatctaacaattcacaacaatacacattcaTCTAAAAGGAAAATAATGGAATAGAGAActgtataaatattaggatgagcaatgtcagagtggcattgactaaaatacagtagaatagaatacagcatatacatatgaaatgagtaaagcaatatgtaaacatttttaaagtgactattttcccattattaaagtgaccagtggtttcatgtctatgtatatagggcagcagcctctaaggtgcagggttgagtaaccaggtggtagctggctagtgatggctatttaacagttttatagccttgagatagaagctgtttttcagtctcttggttccagctttgatgcacctgtactgacctcgccttccggatgataacggggtgtacaggccgtggctcggttaGTTGATGTTCTTGACACCAGATGCTGTAGGTGTCCGGGAGGGCAGGatgtgtgcccccggtgatgcgttgggcagactacaccaccctctggaaagccctgcggttgcgggcgttGCAGTTGCCGTACGAGGCGGTGATactgcccgacaggatgctctcaattgcgcatctgtaaaagtttgtgagggtcttagggaccaagccaaatttcttcagcctcctgaggttgaagaggcgctgtttcgCCTTCTTCAMcacactgtctgtgtgggtggaccatttcagatcatcagtgatgtgtacgctgaggaattTGTAGCTTTCCACTCCRgtcccgtcaatgtggataggggcgtgctccctctgcRATCAGCTCCTTCRttttgttgatgttgagggagaggttattttactGCCACCACTCCGTCAggtccctcctccctgtaggctgtctcgtcattgttggtaatcaggcctactatgtgtcgtctgcaaacttgatgattgagttggaggcgtgtgtggccacgcagtcatgggtgaacagggagtacaggaSGGGGCAGAGTACGCAYCATTGTTKggcccctgtgttgaggatcagtgaagtggaggtgttgtttSctaccttcaccacctgggggcggcccgtcaggaagttcaggacccagttgcacagggcagggttcagacccagggccccgagcttgatgatgagcttggagggtactgtggtgttgaatgctgagcWATAgtcaacagcattcttacataggtattccttttgtccaggtgggatagggcagtatgcAGTGCAATGGCCATTGCATCgtttgtggatctattggggcggtaagcaaattgaagtgggtctagggtgtaagGTAGAAGgtatatgatccttaactagcctctcaaaccacttaatgatgacagaagtgagtgctatggggcgataatcatttagttcagttacctttgctttcttgggtacaggaacaatggtggacaccTTGAAGAAAGTGGggtcagcagactgggatagggagagattgaatatgtccgtaaacactccagccacctgGTTTGCATATGCTATGAGGACGAGGCTagagatgctgtctgggccggcagtcttgcgagggttaacaggcttaaatgtcttactcacgtcggccacggagaaggagagcccacagtccttgggagtggGCCGCatcaatgacacaacacacctccaggctgtgtaagggctatttgaccaagaaggagagtgatggagtgcttcatcagatgacctggcccccagaatcacctgacctcaaacaAATKAGAWgttttgggatgagttggaccgcagagtgaaggaaaagcagccaacaagtgctcagcatatgtgggaaactccttcaaggctgttggaaaagcattccaagtgaagctggttgagaaaatgccaagtgtgcaaagctgtcatcaaggcaaacggtggctactttgaagcatttaaaatctaaaatatatttcgattagtttaacacttttttgggttactacatgattctatatgtgttatttcatagttttgatgtacaatgtagaaaatagtaaaaattaagaaaaaccctggaatgagttggtgtccaaacttttgactggtattgcatatacagtgcattcggaaagtattcagagcccttttcccacattttgttacgttatacagcagtattctaaaatggataaacaaagaatgtctgcagcattaaaggtccccaagaacacagtggggggggtgaccaagaacccaatggtcaccatgacagagctccagacttcctttgtggagatgggagaaccttacagaagaacaaccatctctgcagcactccatcaatcaggcctttatggtagagtggcaagacggaagccactcctcagtaaaaaggcacatgacagcccacttggagtttgccaaaaggcaacatccctacggtgaagcatcgtggtggcagcatcattctgtggggatatttttcgaCTTAGCGACTTagatactagtcaggattgagggaaagttgaacggagcaaagtacagagcgatccttgatgaaaacctgctccagagcgcaaaGAACCTCAGACTKGGGWgaaggttcatcttccaacagggcagcgaccctaagcacacagccaagacaacacaggagtggcttcagaacaagtctctgaatgtcctagtggcccagccagagcccgcacttgagcctgatcgaacatctctggagagacctgaaaattgctgtgtagcgatgctccccatccaacctgagagcttgagaggatatgcagagaagaaggggagaaattccacaaatacaggtgtgccaaNNNNNNNNNNNNNNgtttttttattttttataaattaggctttgtcattatggggtattgtgtgtagattgatgaggggaaaaaaacaattgaatccattttagaataaggatgtaacctaacaatatgtgggaaaagtgaaggcgtctgaatactttccRAATGTAATTATTATTCATTATACTTTCCGAATTCAATTCTtcttattataaaaaaaaataaatgaagatgtttatctttaagaTACTTTCAGGACTGTTTTCAGTGACTGCATTGGTACTGGCTGGGTATACTGGTTCCCTTAATATGTTTTTGTCATAGGCAAGGTGTCAYgccctgaccttagagatccttattattctctatgtttggttaggtcagggtgtgactcgggtgggaaattctatgttttctgtttctttgtttttggccgagtgtggtttcCAATcataggcagctgtctatcgttgtctctgattggggatcatacttaggcagcccttttttcccaccattaggttgtgggatcttgttttctgtttagttactgttgcctgacagaactgtgcgttttcgattttgtttgaatgttttttaaattaaaatcatgaacactttccacgctgcgccttggtctactctttctaccaccaacgagagccgttacacaaGGTTCTCCTTTCCGCAAAGATTTGCCAGAAAAATATTTCCCTCTGTTTTGATATGACTTCCAGTTATTTTCTTCTTCTGTACTCTGCTCCAGGGGCACTCTGGAATCTCTGCGCCTGCAGATGCACCTCCGAGATGAGACCCTCCGGCCACTACCAACCACTAACAGAGCTGCTGTGCCAATCCATGGGCCCCCATCTTAATGTGAGTGCCAAATCAATGCCACACCTCATTCTCTCATGTATCTCCtgggttacatttacattacatttaagtcatttagcagacgctcttatccagagcgacttacaaattggaaagttcatacatattcatcctggtccccccgtgggaattgaacccacaaccctggcgttgcaagcgccatgctctaccaactgagccacacgggaccctcCCGGGTTGCCTTAGATCAGAGCTAAACTGCTCCGGTCCTCGAGGGCCACAGGCCATGTATGCTAGTTTTCATCCTTTGCCTTTTAACTGGAGACTCAACAGTTTTTCAAAGCTTTTTTAGTACATTAAAAAATAACCTTTATTGGATTATATGTAGTAAGATGCTTGGTCTTAATCCTGATTAATTCATTCTATATTGTGTGGTTGATTTGTTGATTTATAATATATACCCCtgagcagatgcttttatccaaagcaatttacagaACAGAGTGCattttgagacgcagcccatatcTGTACTGTAAGGTCAGCCTCTTCACAAAGCAGATGACACCCACTTCCCTatgcgggccctggtcaaatgcagtgcactatataaagaatagggtgccatttcagacacatacACTATCGGCACGGACTGGTGGTGGTGCATGCAGTTTGGGACTGCCCCAAAATGTGTACTACACACAGCTTAAGTTTAACATATTTATTCTTAATCGGGAAAACATTATTTTTGCCAAAATGGTCTCTGGGAATTTTTCTCGGTATCACACACAAGTGATAAAAACATTWAAAAAATGGAATACATAATGTAACRCTTGCAAAATAAACATGTGGCGATCACACAATGCACACAAACTMatttgatcaccctgttgttgcaggaaatttccacgttaaaatgtcagacttgatttgctctaacaaaaaaattatcaaccactgcaaaaatgtaaatgaattatAATTctcacaataattcacatttcctgttgctgcaggattattttcctgctgtgagaaactgctCATATTAAGATCAAACACCACTGCTTTCTGTCAGTGGTAGTACCGATAAGTACAGGGTCTGTATTCATAGTGTTTCAGAGGAGTCTTCATCTAGGTTCAGGTCTGACCTATTCATGCAATGTTATTcactatgatctaaaaggcagaactgatcctaaatcagcctCACACTGAGACATTTTATGAATACGGGCCTAGATTAATTGTCTGATTTggtctctaccatctctctctttgtctctccaccTGTAGAGTGTCAATGAGCTAAATCAGTGGCTCCTGGCCCTGAGGAAAGCCTGCAGCCACAACAGACACTCCTTCCACCCAAGGGTTTACACAGGAGAAAGATGGAGCTGCTGCCACCAGAAGGACAAAGCAGGTACTGCCTTTTGGYGTGCCAATGCAATGCATTAATAcagtaaagggggatacctagtcaattgtacaactgaatgcattcaactgaaatgtgtcttacgcatttaacccaacccctctgaatcagagagatgcggggggctgccataatcgacatccacggcRctcggggaacagtgggttaactRccttgctcaggggcaggacgacagatttttaccttgtcagcaaggggattcgatccagcaacctttcgtttactggcccRacactcgaaccactaggctacctgccgcacaagGTGCCAGCCCTCCTGGGCAGGTGTGCAGGTTTTTGCACCAGCCCTACTCTTAACACCGATTCAGCAAATTGAGCTCCCAGTAACCAGCTGATTACTTAAATCAGGTGTGTCATGGACATAGGCCGTTGGAACCCAGAAATTCCTCCCACACCCGTCACTTAGGTCAGTTAGGCAGTCACACTTCTATATTTAAGAAGTggataatagtagagtgattattcagcttttatttcttcatcacaattccagtgggtcagaagtttgcaaatactaattgagtgtttggtacattgcctttaaattgtttaactttggtcaaatgttttgggttaccttccacaagcttccacaatcaagtgggtgaattttggcccattcctcctgtaactgagtcaggtgtaactgagtcaggtttgtaggcctcctgctcgcagatgctttttcagttctgcccaacattttctatgggattgaggttagggcttgtGATGCCattccaatacttgactttgttgtccttaagccattttgcacaagtTTGAagtaagcttggggtcattgccatttggaaaacccatttgagacaagcttaacttcctgattgattcTTGAAATgatgctcaatatatccacataattttcctgcctcatgatggtTCAAACTATTTTGTCGAAGGccacccagtccctcctgcacaaagcaccccacaaacatTGATGCTGCTACCCCAGTGCCTTTCACATTGGGGAATGGCGTATTCTGTCGgcattgcaagcctccccccttatTTCCTAACCAAAAACACTAAAccatgtcattatggccaaaaaccctcctatatttgtttcatcaaccGACCAAGAAACAATTTCTACCAAAAAAGAtacgatcttttgtccccatgcTCAGTTGCAAACCGCTAggctggcttttatatggcgatTTTGAAAAgcacagtggcttcttccctccTGAGTGGCCCTTCGCGGCTCTATGATCGCATACCTAGGACTCGTTTACTGGATATAGActacttttctacctgtttcctccaaggCAATCTTCCACCACAAGTCCTTTTGCATGTTGTTCTGGGAGTGATTTGCCCACTTTCGCAACCAAAAGTAACCGTTAAGCTCTaggagcacagagagacagatcgcGCGCGTTGCCTGAACGCTATGGACAGGCGTGCGTGAGGTTCCCATAAGTGTTCTATACATTTGTAAAGTTATGTCTTTGCCCTCAGAAAAAATTGAAACGTCGGGTACCTGCAGCGTGTTCgagaattgctcccaaggatgaaccagacttgtggaggtctacaatttttttttacgaggtcttggctgatttcttttgattttcccactgttgtcaaagcaaagaggcactgagtttgaaggtaggccttgaagtacatgcCACAATTTTACTCAAAAATAAATTGTCAAATATTGTCAAATTAGACCTATCAAGACACTTTGCAGAAGCCAATCGACACATAATTTTCGACATTTCCCAAGCTCGTTCTGTAAAGGACAACAGGTCAAGCTTAAGTGTATGCTAAAGCTTTcggacccactgaaattgtggaTACAGGTGAATCTATAATTAAAATTAAGCTGtcctggaaacaattgttggaaaaattacttgtgtcatgcacaaagtagatgtcctaaccgacttgccaaaactatagtttgttaacaagaaatttgtggagtggttgaatatgagttttaatgactccaacctaagtgtatgtaaacttccgacttcaactgtagatggctatctagccagctagctttgtagccatggattgtgcaccttccattgtttagctaagtagctagctagctatacacctagctagctggttgatgttttccttttgcAACATTCTACTCCACAAATGCTGTTTATGTTGTTATCCATACTAAATAAAGCACTTAAGCRGCACCTTTAACTTTTTCACTTAATTGAAGGGGGGAATTCACCTTTAAGTCAGTTGCACAAAACCTTTTAAGTTAAAGAAACTTTAAGGGGAAAGATAAGGGGGGAAATKAACTTAATATGTTTTAYGGGCCCAGGGCCTGgttgcataaaacatcttaagGGTTACCCTTAAGGGTTTACCTTAAGGAATCATTTTCCCTTACCCAAGGGAATTGTTTAAGGCCATTGCATAGAGCCCCTCAAATATTTCCTTAGTTCAAAGCATACTTGAGGGGTTTTATGGTAGTTTGAAGGCATGTATGGCAGAAAGAGTAtctggttaccatggagatgcCTGATTCACTACATAAATGACTCCTCAAAGAGATTGCTATCATTTTGTGAGATAGCAAAATAAAATTTCTCCAATCAAGACAGGATAACCAAATTGCTTCAGAAGATAATAAATCACGTTTCTTGTAGTCACTTTCTAGTACATCAAGTTAGCTTATAGAGTACCTATAGcaaactagccagctagctttgtagccatggattgtgcaccttccattgtttagctaagtagctagctggttgatgttttccttttgtaaccaCCCCATGTGTACCCTTAAMCTTTTCACTTAATTTACGGGGGAAATTCACCTTGAAATGTTTTGTGCAACTGACTTAAGGGGGAAATTAACTTAATGTGTTTCATGCAATTGGGGCCCAGGCTCTACAGTGCTACAATTTTGGGKGGCA
This window harbors:
- the LOC111980350 gene encoding rasGAP-activating-like protein 1, producing MCPLIYWHIECFLSRHWALWNLCACRCTSEMRPSGHYQPLTELLCQSMGPHLNSVNELNQWLLALRKACSHNRHSFHPRVYTGERWSCCHQKDKAGEKKLDGVTRLFSVLQDLQDSHTAVEERRSKNRNFLLELQT